The sequence below is a genomic window from Candidatus Thermoplasmatota archaeon.
CCCATTTCTAATATAGCTAGGAAAGTCGGTCTAAGCGAGAACGGCGTTCGTTATCGACTGGAGAAACTTGAAGAAACAGGATATATAAGGAGCTATATCGCCCTTCTCAATCCGCGGAAGTTTGGTAAAAAACATACTGTTTTGTTCCATATCAAAACAAGGGTAAAAAATACAAAAAATACAATCAAAGAACTGTGTCTCATGGAAGAACTTAATTGCATCTACCAGACAACAGGACAATACACTATTTTTGCTATCGGTCTATTCAAAGATATGGGGGAAATCAACAATTTCGTAAATGCAAAACTCTCTGGATTGGATATGGTGGAATATTCCATGGATATTGTTACAAAGAAAGCAAAAGAAAGCCCTTTCTTTGTTTAAGTGCTCAAATTATGTACCATCTTGGTATCGTCAATTTAACACTAAAGTATAAATGGTGACTATGCTGCACTCTATCTCTTCATGTTTTCCAGAATCATTTCACTCGTTCCTTAAACAAACTGTATCACCCTTCTACGGTATTTATTTTTTCAAATGTCTCATGGTTATAGTGTAAACTAAGATCTTCTATCCACCGATAGGGAAGGTTTGTTGTCACACAAAAACTTTTCCCCCTATGGAAGGCAAGGGAAAGTAATATGAACAACGGCATGGCAATAATATACCTTAACGCACCCAAAAGAATGGGCGATACGTTTTCTAACCCTGCCTTTATCGCGGGAAATGAAAGCCCCCATAGGAGAGATGCTGTTACGGCCAGTATTGCTTCTGCTTTTTTCACCATGGGGTAATGTACATGCTCATTTTAACTTTGATTGTCCAAGAAATTGTTATATATGCAAATTTGATTTGAAATCACATGGGAAAGGGCACAGGTTTTGGGAAGGTAATATTGTTTAATGAGCATTTTGTTGTGTATGGCATTCCTGCAATTGCTTCAGCCGTAGAAAAAAAGACGGTAGCGGAGGTGAAACGCATTCCCAGCGGATTGATTTTGCATGACGAAAGGGATGCTGTACCCGGCTATAAAGAAGAAAAGAAGGAGCACCAGCAGGACTCTCTAAACCGCATCATTAGAGCAATGGGAGTAGATGGCAGTCTGGAAATATGGCTGAGGGGGGATTTGCGGGCGGCGAGCGGCGTCGGCGCCAGTGCCGCCAGCTGCACTGCCATGGCAAGGGCTATAGCTGACGAGTTCGGGCTTGATTATACCGATGGGGAAATAAACGATGTTGCATATGAAGGGGAAAAGGGCTATCACGGCACTCCTTCCGGGATTGATAACACTGCTGCTACTTTTGGCGGGTTGGTGTGGTTCCAGTCCGGAAAGATGGAAAGACTGCAGATGGTCAAGCCCGTTGAAATTGTAATGGGGAACACGGGCGTTGTCGCGAACACAAAAAAGGCGGTTGCTGGAGTGAGAGAGAGGAAGGAAAAGTACAAAGAAAAATACGACAAGATATTTGAGGCGGCAAATGCCATGGTTCACAAGGCAAGGGATGCATTGGTTAGGAGTGACTGGAATATGGTTGGTAAATATATGGACAAAAATCATGAAATGCTGCAGAATATTGAGGTTTCGTCAAAAGAGCTTGATTTGCTGG
It includes:
- a CDS encoding Lrp/AsnC family transcriptional regulator, translated to MGLNKKDKKIVEVIQKDARTPISNIARKVGLSENGVRYRLEKLEETGYIRSYIALLNPRKFGKKHTVLFHIKTRVKNTKNTIKELCLMEELNCIYQTTGQYTIFAIGLFKDMGEINNFVNAKLSGLDMVEYSMDIVTKKAKESPFFV
- a CDS encoding EamA family transporter, producing the protein MVKKAEAILAVTASLLWGLSFPAIKAGLENVSPILLGALRYIIAMPLFILLSLAFHRGKSFCVTTNLPYRWIEDLSLHYNHETFEKINTVEG
- the mvk gene encoding mevalonate kinase; this encodes MGKGTGFGKVILFNEHFVVYGIPAIASAVEKKTVAEVKRIPSGLILHDERDAVPGYKEEKKEHQQDSLNRIIRAMGVDGSLEIWLRGDLRAASGVGASAASCTAMARAIADEFGLDYTDGEINDVAYEGEKGYHGTPSGIDNTAATFGGLVWFQSGKMERLQMVKPVEIVMGNTGVVANTKKAVAGVRERKEKYKEKYDKIFEAANAMVHKARDALVRSDWNMVGKYMDKNHEMLQNIEVSSKELDLLVDIARNSGAYGAKMTGGGLGGYMVALTPGRELQERVAKAMEKEGFYVLRTRIGV